A genomic segment from Pyxidicoccus trucidator encodes:
- a CDS encoding 3-deoxy-7-phosphoheptulonate synthase → MIVMLEPDSPESVVSTVLKVASQFKGVTPRAHVMEGAEYTVTEVYLLGPTAQVPTEPFEAIPGVRQVVRVSQKYRVIGRHKGQRASSGFEYNGITFDEKSVQLFAGLCAVDNRENVDTMMAALAQCGIKTTRMGAYKPRTNPYEFQGLGAACLPWVFESAGKHGIKVIAMEVTHPRHIDEIRDALEKSGNATGVMLQVGTRNAQNFELLKSIGQQRTFPVLFKRGMGITLEESLNACEYVASEGNPKIVFCLRGVKTHLGDPHRNMVDFAHVPVVRRLTRMPVCVDPSHAIGQAPPPPDGLPDIFHAIGQGLIAGASMVLVDFHPQPDAALCDGPQALRMAQLPALQNYTRIIREAYVAGVKNGDGLQPAGA, encoded by the coding sequence ATGATCGTCATGCTCGAGCCGGACTCGCCTGAGTCCGTGGTGTCCACCGTCCTCAAGGTTGCCTCGCAGTTCAAGGGGGTGACTCCTCGGGCGCATGTCATGGAGGGCGCCGAGTACACGGTCACCGAGGTGTACCTGCTCGGCCCCACCGCGCAGGTCCCCACCGAGCCCTTCGAGGCGATACCGGGCGTGCGCCAGGTCGTCCGCGTGTCCCAGAAGTACCGGGTCATCGGCCGGCACAAGGGGCAGCGGGCGTCCTCGGGCTTCGAGTACAACGGCATCACCTTCGATGAGAAGTCGGTGCAGCTGTTCGCGGGCCTGTGCGCCGTGGACAACCGCGAGAACGTGGACACGATGATGGCCGCGCTCGCTCAGTGCGGCATCAAGACGACGCGCATGGGCGCGTACAAGCCGCGCACCAACCCCTACGAGTTCCAGGGCCTGGGCGCCGCGTGCCTCCCGTGGGTGTTCGAGTCCGCCGGCAAGCACGGCATCAAGGTCATCGCGATGGAGGTGACGCACCCGCGCCACATCGACGAGATTCGCGACGCGCTGGAGAAGTCGGGCAACGCCACCGGCGTCATGCTGCAGGTGGGCACGCGCAACGCGCAGAACTTCGAGCTGCTCAAGAGCATCGGCCAGCAGCGCACCTTCCCCGTGCTCTTCAAGCGCGGAATGGGGATTACGTTGGAGGAGTCGCTCAACGCCTGCGAGTACGTGGCGAGCGAGGGCAACCCGAAGATTGTCTTCTGCCTCCGCGGCGTGAAGACGCACCTGGGCGACCCGCACCGCAACATGGTGGACTTCGCCCACGTGCCGGTGGTGCGGCGGCTGACGCGCATGCCGGTGTGCGTGGACCCGTCGCACGCGATTGGCCAGGCCCCGCCCCCGCCGGACGGGCTGCCGGACATCTTCCACGCCATCGGCCAGGGGCTCATCGCCGGCGCGTCCATGGTGCTGGTGGACTTCCACCCGCAGCCGGATGCCGCCCTGTGCGACGGCCCGCAGGCCCTGCGCATGGCGCAGCTCCCGGCGCTCCAGAACTACACGCGCATCATCCGCGAGGCGTACGTCGCGGGCGTGAAGAACGGCGACGGCCTGCAGCCCGCCGGGGCCTGA
- a CDS encoding GNAT family N-acetyltransferase, translating into MSAPEIRRIPAAETRGLRHTVLRPNQPPEMAVYPGDEDGDTLHLGVYTQGRLVGVASLYREPPPDSLRATTAWRLRGMAVDKTLQGHGHGAALLRACMEHAAQQGGSQVWCNARTTASGFYRSLGFSQKGDAFELPGIGPHHFMWRTLESSR; encoded by the coding sequence GTGAGTGCCCCAGAAATCCGCCGGATTCCCGCGGCCGAGACTCGCGGTCTCCGCCACACCGTGCTCCGCCCCAACCAGCCGCCCGAGATGGCCGTCTACCCGGGGGACGAGGACGGGGACACCCTCCACCTGGGCGTGTACACACAGGGCCGCCTCGTGGGCGTGGCCTCCCTCTACCGGGAGCCGCCCCCGGACTCCCTCCGGGCCACCACGGCCTGGCGCCTCCGGGGCATGGCGGTGGACAAGACGCTCCAGGGCCATGGCCACGGCGCCGCCCTCCTGCGGGCCTGCATGGAGCACGCCGCCCAGCAGGGGGGCTCCCAGGTGTGGTGCAACGCCCGCACGACGGCCTCGGGCTTCTACCGCTCGCTCGGCTTCTCCCAGAAGGGGGACGCCTTCGAGCTTCCCGGCATCGGCCCCCACCACTTCATGTGGCGCACCCTGGAGTCCTCCCGATGA
- a CDS encoding sigma-54-dependent transcriptional regulator, which yields MDRIAVLVVDDEESVRTFLSELLGSAGYQVRCAASGAQALEMLSGGSFDAVLLDVVMPEMSGLEVLRRYRGTGGSAPVIVLSALAGADDAVRAMKMGASDYLPKPFGNDELQDVLARALGTRAPERQTVAPVVIPPRVASPAVETAQDARVLISTSPSMRRARALVERIADTDVPVLLLGESGTGKEVIAREIHARSQRKGKPFIKINCAALPAELLESELFGHERGAFTGATAEKPGKFELADQGTIFLDEIGEMAIRLQAKLLQVLQDEEFFRVGGKKSVRVDSRVVVATNRDLEKEIALGNFREDLYYRLNVVAIRLPPLRERREDVVPLTDHFLKKYGRQYITGVSELPREVLQAFADYDWPGNVRELENMVRRLCVLKDATLVLDELNAGGRTPASAPSLPTAYGGDDGTYGRVHDEPVRAPPSSSVQVLEMPSRGAAAQVVASAAPAPAPVMLEPANSVLPTPRYLNPFDVPQPPPPPAPAGEPSLKDIGKRAAMLAEREAILSMLQRTAWNKRRAATKLRISYKALLYKIKECGIIDPRSSAEL from the coding sequence ATGGATCGGATCGCGGTGCTGGTGGTGGATGACGAAGAGTCGGTGCGCACGTTCCTGTCAGAGCTGCTCGGCAGCGCGGGCTACCAGGTGCGCTGTGCCGCGAGCGGCGCCCAGGCGCTGGAGATGCTCTCGGGTGGCTCCTTCGATGCGGTGCTGCTGGACGTGGTGATGCCGGAGATGAGTGGCCTGGAGGTGCTTCGCCGCTACAGGGGGACGGGAGGCAGCGCCCCCGTCATCGTGCTCAGCGCGCTGGCGGGCGCCGACGACGCGGTGCGGGCGATGAAGATGGGCGCCAGCGACTACCTGCCCAAGCCCTTCGGCAACGACGAGCTGCAGGACGTGCTGGCGCGCGCCCTGGGGACTCGCGCTCCGGAGCGCCAGACGGTGGCGCCGGTGGTCATTCCTCCCCGGGTGGCGTCGCCTGCCGTGGAAACGGCGCAGGACGCGCGGGTGCTCATCTCCACGTCCCCGTCCATGCGCCGGGCGCGGGCGCTGGTGGAGCGCATCGCCGACACGGACGTGCCGGTGCTGCTGCTGGGTGAGTCCGGCACGGGCAAGGAAGTCATCGCCCGGGAAATCCACGCGCGCAGCCAGCGCAAGGGCAAGCCCTTCATCAAGATCAACTGCGCGGCGCTCCCCGCGGAGCTGCTGGAGAGCGAGCTGTTCGGCCACGAGCGCGGCGCCTTCACCGGCGCCACGGCGGAGAAGCCCGGCAAGTTCGAGCTGGCGGACCAGGGCACCATCTTCCTGGACGAGATTGGCGAGATGGCCATCCGTCTCCAGGCCAAGCTGCTCCAGGTGCTCCAGGACGAGGAGTTCTTCCGCGTCGGTGGCAAGAAGAGCGTGCGCGTGGACAGCCGGGTGGTGGTGGCCACCAACCGCGACCTCGAGAAGGAGATTGCCCTCGGCAACTTCCGCGAGGACCTCTACTACCGCCTCAACGTGGTGGCCATCCGCCTGCCGCCGCTGCGCGAGCGCCGCGAGGACGTGGTGCCGCTGACGGACCACTTCCTGAAGAAGTACGGCCGCCAGTACATCACCGGCGTGTCGGAGCTGCCGCGCGAGGTCCTCCAGGCCTTCGCGGACTACGACTGGCCCGGCAACGTGCGCGAGCTGGAGAACATGGTGCGCCGGCTGTGCGTGCTGAAGGACGCGACGCTGGTGCTGGACGAGCTCAACGCAGGAGGCCGCACCCCCGCGAGCGCTCCGTCGCTGCCCACTGCCTACGGTGGCGATGACGGCACGTATGGCCGCGTGCACGACGAGCCCGTGCGTGCGCCGCCGTCCTCGTCCGTGCAGGTGCTGGAGATGCCCTCGCGCGGTGCTGCTGCCCAGGTGGTGGCCTCCGCCGCGCCCGCTCCGGCGCCCGTCATGCTGGAGCCCGCGAACTCGGTCCTCCCGACGCCGCGCTACCTGAACCCGTTCGACGTGCCGCAGCCGCCGCCTCCTCCTGCTCCGGCGGGGGAGCCGTCGCTGAAGGACATCGGCAAGCGGGCGGCGATGCTCGCCGAGCGCGAGGCGATACTGTCCATGCTCCAGCGCACCGCGTGGAACAAGCGCCGCGCGGCCACCAAGCTGCGCATCAGCTACAAGGCGCTGCTGTACAAAATCAAGGAGTGCGGAATCATCGACCCGCGCTCCAGCGCGGAGCTGTAA
- the pheA gene encoding prephenate dehydratase, with the protein MAEPKRRIAFQGEHGAYGEEAVRALHGPQVESVPFPTFRAVFEAVAEGSVQGGVVPVESTLGGPVAENVDLLLEHDLQITGELSLRIRHCLLAPPGRTLDGIDRAMSHPQALAQCAGYLRRRGITPVPEANTAIAARRVAEETPPRTAAIASRVAGELYGLAVLDVGVEDSPDNHTRFVTLGPAPERAWTRRKTALAFTVENTSGALYRVLSAFSSRGLNVARLESRPQRRAWEYVWCMDVDGALEDPRVREAVDAAQSACITLRVLGSYGVA; encoded by the coding sequence ATGGCTGAGCCGAAGCGCCGCATCGCCTTCCAGGGAGAGCACGGCGCCTACGGAGAGGAAGCCGTGCGCGCGCTGCACGGCCCGCAGGTGGAGTCCGTGCCCTTCCCCACCTTCCGTGCCGTCTTCGAGGCCGTGGCGGAAGGGAGCGTGCAAGGCGGCGTGGTGCCGGTGGAGAGCACCCTCGGTGGCCCGGTGGCGGAGAACGTGGACCTGCTGCTGGAGCACGACCTCCAGATTACCGGCGAGCTGTCCCTGCGCATCCGCCACTGCCTGCTGGCCCCGCCGGGACGGACGCTGGACGGAATCGACCGCGCCATGTCCCATCCGCAGGCGCTGGCGCAGTGCGCGGGCTACCTGCGCAGGCGCGGCATCACCCCCGTGCCGGAGGCGAACACCGCCATCGCCGCGCGCCGGGTGGCCGAGGAGACGCCGCCCCGCACGGCCGCCATCGCCAGCCGCGTGGCGGGGGAGCTGTACGGGCTGGCGGTGCTGGACGTGGGCGTGGAGGACTCGCCGGACAACCACACGCGCTTCGTCACCCTGGGCCCCGCGCCCGAGCGTGCGTGGACGCGGAGGAAGACGGCGCTGGCCTTCACGGTGGAGAACACGTCCGGCGCGCTGTACCGGGTGCTGAGCGCCTTCTCGTCACGCGGCCTCAACGTGGCGCGGCTGGAGTCCCGGCCGCAGCGCCGCGCGTGGGAGTACGTGTGGTGCATGGACGTGGACGGCGCGCTGGAGGACCCACGCGTGCGCGAGGCGGTGGACGCCGCCCAGAGCGCCTGCATCACCCTGCGGGTGCTCGGCAGCTACGGCGTGGCGTGA
- a CDS encoding tetratricopeptide repeat protein, protein MSKLLFAAFNEGVKLSMSGNHEAALLAFDKVLAVDPKHAPALTAKGSALVALGRGKEALGCFERAIDVDPTAADPHRDAALCQLELGEPEAASQLMQRAVQLNPEPGYREAAAVEVYTLGNALLTRGSRRPDKARFRQARHVFELALELSPAYVEAAKALADVWEHLGDTAQRDHYAQLAIRLRPVAG, encoded by the coding sequence ATGTCCAAGCTGCTGTTCGCGGCATTCAATGAGGGCGTCAAGCTCTCCATGTCCGGCAACCATGAGGCCGCGCTCCTCGCGTTCGACAAGGTGCTCGCCGTGGACCCGAAACACGCCCCGGCTCTCACCGCGAAGGGCTCCGCCCTGGTGGCGCTGGGCCGTGGGAAGGAGGCCCTGGGCTGCTTCGAGCGGGCCATCGACGTGGACCCCACCGCGGCCGACCCGCACCGCGACGCGGCCCTCTGCCAGCTCGAGCTGGGCGAGCCCGAGGCCGCCTCCCAGCTCATGCAGCGCGCCGTCCAGCTCAACCCGGAGCCCGGTTACCGCGAGGCCGCCGCCGTGGAGGTCTACACCCTGGGCAACGCGCTGCTCACGCGCGGCTCCCGCCGGCCCGACAAGGCCCGCTTCCGGCAGGCCCGCCACGTCTTCGAGCTGGCCCTGGAGCTGTCCCCCGCGTACGTCGAGGCCGCCAAGGCCCTGGCGGACGTCTGGGAGCACCTGGGGGACACCGCCCAGAGAGACCACTACGCACAGCTGGCCATCCGGCTCCGGCCCGTCGCGGGCTGA
- a CDS encoding bifunctional chorismate mutase/prephenate dehydratase produces MSTIPDLEAVRVAIESIDEEILDALRRRMGLADDVARAKLAAAAPFRDQRREDLLLRRIRTRAAEHGLDPHEVERIWRLFIDMSVARQQELVTRLDTTPLRVGYPGVEGSYSHLAARQRYANRPGGVLLTGFDLPREAVDALRKGEQDLVLLPIENTTAGSMNETYDLLADGGVVITAELVSQVAHRLLGLPGAKLEGLREVLSHPQALAQCEAFLRTTVPWARAVPDLDTGGAAQKVRERNDPAVAAIASETAAQRFGLEVLARDLQPASDYTRFVEVGREATPLAPGVPCKTSLLMVLEHKPGTLGEMLQRLTLRGVNLSKIESRPIPGRPWQYRFYLDVEGHAASAPLMAALEDIRPLTSFLRVLGTYARAEGPHG; encoded by the coding sequence ATGAGCACGATTCCCGACCTGGAGGCGGTGCGCGTCGCAATCGAGAGCATCGACGAGGAAATCCTCGATGCGCTCCGGCGGCGCATGGGCCTGGCGGACGATGTGGCGCGGGCGAAGCTGGCCGCGGCGGCGCCCTTCCGAGATCAGCGCCGCGAGGACCTGCTCCTGCGCCGCATCCGCACCCGCGCGGCGGAGCACGGGTTGGATCCGCACGAGGTGGAGCGCATCTGGCGCCTCTTCATCGACATGTCGGTGGCGCGGCAGCAGGAGCTCGTCACGCGGTTGGACACCACGCCGCTGCGCGTGGGCTACCCGGGCGTCGAGGGCTCCTACAGCCACCTGGCCGCGCGCCAGCGCTACGCGAATCGGCCGGGCGGCGTGCTGCTCACCGGCTTCGACCTGCCCCGCGAGGCCGTGGACGCCCTGCGCAAGGGTGAGCAGGACCTGGTGCTGCTGCCGATTGAGAACACCACCGCCGGCAGCATGAACGAGACGTATGACCTGCTCGCCGATGGGGGCGTGGTCATCACCGCCGAGCTGGTGAGCCAGGTGGCCCACCGGCTGTTGGGCCTGCCGGGCGCGAAGCTGGAGGGGCTGCGCGAGGTGCTCTCCCACCCGCAGGCGCTGGCCCAGTGCGAGGCGTTCCTCCGGACCACGGTGCCCTGGGCGCGCGCGGTGCCCGACCTGGACACCGGCGGCGCGGCGCAGAAGGTGCGCGAGCGGAATGACCCGGCGGTGGCCGCCATCGCCAGCGAGACGGCGGCGCAGCGCTTCGGATTGGAAGTGCTCGCCAGGGACTTGCAGCCCGCGTCGGACTACACGCGCTTCGTGGAGGTGGGCCGCGAGGCGACGCCGCTGGCGCCGGGCGTGCCGTGCAAGACGTCGCTCCTGATGGTGCTGGAGCACAAGCCGGGAACGCTGGGGGAGATGCTGCAGCGGCTCACCCTGCGCGGCGTCAACCTGAGCAAGATTGAGTCACGGCCGATTCCAGGCCGGCCATGGCAGTACCGCTTCTACCTGGACGTGGAGGGCCACGCCGCCTCCGCGCCGCTGATGGCGGCCCTGGAGGACATCCGTCCGCTGACGTCGTTCCTGCGCGTGCTGGGCACCTATGCGCGCGCCGAGGGTCCTCATGGCTGA
- a CDS encoding caspase family protein, producing MTRSLLFSLLLLPTLALAASAPRAASAPGAAPSQSVRRFALLVGVNDGGPGRARLRYAVTDARSFGDVLEELGGVQPQDRLMLMEGGRAELENALTRFKAMIAAAKGAGGRTEALVYYSGHSDEEGLLLQKDRFGYRELRQALESLPADVRIAILDSCASGTLARQKGGVRRPAFLVDASTAVRGHAILTSSSEDEVSQESDRIGGSFFTHNLVSGMRGAADATGDGRVTLHEAYQFAFHETLARTEKTRAGAQHPAYDIELAGTGELVMTDLRSTAAVLVLGEMLDGRLYVRDAPGRLVVELKKFAGRATELGLQPGRYTVMRESLGEGSQAELVLDQGGRVVLAESAFRPVGVEMTAMRGGGTPRLDGLAPVAGGGLSAPALSLDEGPPRRRVFANVGLFPGVDTNALFGGAVDNHFSFSLGAGRTGRLDGLAMALGANWASQAVSGIQMAIGGNVARADVTGAQLAVGGNHATGPLGGVQAAVGLNIARQGGLAGQFAVGGNLSSTSLDGAQLSVGSNWVQGDFGGYQGTVGLNMVRGRMSGVQMSVGMNYAATAHGAQVSLLNVGGDVAGMQLGLINVAEKMNGLQLGIINVAKEVESGVPVGILSIVKNGQFHVEAYGSDITFANTAIKVGSRHFYTTVAVGMGRVTGSQGPSHWTLGAGIGGHIPVTDRFFVDVDGMTHSVYGWDASFTTERFLHQVRVIGGFQVAKHFSIIAGPTMNLLHSVDGEATTALSSFSRQGPKHFIWWPGVQAGIRL from the coding sequence ATGACGCGGTCGCTCCTGTTCTCGCTCCTGCTCCTTCCCACGCTGGCCCTGGCGGCTTCCGCCCCCCGTGCGGCCTCCGCGCCCGGCGCCGCTCCGTCCCAGTCGGTGCGCCGCTTCGCGCTGCTGGTGGGCGTCAATGACGGCGGCCCCGGCCGCGCCAGGCTCCGCTATGCCGTCACCGACGCGCGCTCCTTCGGCGACGTGCTGGAGGAGCTGGGCGGCGTCCAGCCCCAGGACCGGCTGATGCTGATGGAGGGCGGCCGCGCGGAGCTGGAGAACGCGCTGACCCGCTTCAAGGCGATGATTGCCGCGGCGAAGGGCGCGGGCGGCCGGACGGAGGCCCTCGTCTACTACTCGGGCCACTCGGACGAGGAGGGGCTGCTGCTCCAGAAGGACCGCTTCGGCTACCGCGAGCTGCGGCAGGCGCTGGAGTCGCTGCCCGCGGACGTGCGCATCGCCATCCTCGACTCGTGCGCGTCGGGCACGCTGGCGCGGCAGAAGGGCGGAGTGCGGCGGCCGGCCTTCCTGGTGGACGCGTCCACCGCGGTGCGCGGGCACGCCATCCTCACGTCGTCCTCCGAGGACGAGGTGTCCCAGGAGTCCGACCGCATCGGCGGCTCGTTCTTCACCCACAACCTGGTGTCCGGCATGCGCGGCGCGGCGGACGCCACCGGCGACGGCCGGGTGACGCTCCACGAGGCGTACCAGTTCGCCTTCCACGAGACGCTGGCGCGCACGGAGAAGACGCGGGCCGGCGCGCAGCACCCCGCCTACGACATCGAGCTGGCAGGCACGGGCGAGCTGGTGATGACGGACCTGCGCTCCACCGCCGCCGTGCTGGTGCTGGGGGAGATGCTCGACGGGCGCCTCTACGTGCGCGACGCGCCGGGGCGGCTCGTCGTCGAGCTGAAGAAGTTCGCCGGCCGCGCCACCGAGCTGGGCCTGCAGCCGGGCCGCTACACGGTGATGCGCGAGTCGCTCGGAGAGGGCTCGCAGGCGGAGCTGGTGCTGGACCAGGGCGGGCGCGTCGTGCTGGCGGAGAGCGCCTTCCGCCCGGTGGGCGTGGAGATGACGGCCATGCGCGGCGGGGGCACGCCCCGGCTGGACGGCCTGGCCCCGGTGGCCGGTGGCGGGCTGTCGGCCCCGGCCCTGTCCCTGGACGAGGGCCCGCCGCGCAGGCGCGTCTTCGCCAACGTGGGACTGTTCCCGGGCGTGGACACCAATGCGCTGTTCGGTGGCGCCGTGGACAACCACTTCTCGTTCTCGCTGGGGGCGGGCCGCACGGGGCGGCTGGACGGCCTGGCGATGGCGCTGGGCGCGAACTGGGCCTCGCAGGCCGTGAGTGGCATCCAGATGGCCATTGGCGGCAACGTGGCGCGCGCGGACGTGACGGGTGCGCAGCTCGCCGTGGGTGGGAATCACGCCACCGGCCCGCTGGGCGGCGTGCAGGCCGCGGTGGGCCTCAACATCGCGCGCCAGGGCGGCCTCGCGGGGCAGTTCGCCGTGGGCGGCAACCTGTCGAGCACCTCGCTGGACGGCGCGCAGCTGTCGGTGGGCTCCAACTGGGTGCAGGGAGACTTCGGTGGCTACCAGGGCACCGTGGGCCTCAACATGGTCCGTGGGCGCATGTCAGGCGTGCAGATGTCCGTGGGCATGAACTATGCGGCCACGGCGCACGGGGCGCAGGTGTCGCTCCTCAACGTGGGCGGGGACGTCGCGGGCATGCAGCTGGGCCTCATCAACGTCGCGGAGAAGATGAACGGCCTGCAGCTCGGCATCATCAACGTGGCGAAGGAGGTGGAGTCCGGCGTGCCGGTGGGCATCCTGAGCATCGTGAAGAACGGCCAGTTCCACGTCGAGGCGTACGGCAGCGACATCACCTTCGCCAACACCGCCATCAAGGTGGGCAGCCGCCACTTCTACACGACGGTGGCGGTGGGCATGGGCCGCGTCACGGGCTCCCAGGGGCCGAGCCACTGGACGCTGGGCGCGGGCATTGGTGGGCACATCCCGGTGACGGACCGGTTCTTCGTCGACGTGGATGGGATGACCCACTCCGTCTACGGCTGGGATGCGAGCTTCACGACCGAACGCTTCCTGCACCAGGTCCGGGTCATTGGCGGGTTCCAGGTGGCGAAGCACTTCTCCATCATCGCCGGGCCCACGATGAACCTGCTGCACTCCGTGGACGGCGAGGCCACCACCGCGCTGAGCAGCTTCTCCCGCCAGGGGCCCAAGCACTTCATCTGGTGGCCCGGCGTGCAGGCCGGTATCCGGCTGTGA
- a CDS encoding GNAT family N-acetyltransferase, translating into MTAPLVLLGCGYTLTRLAVAEARAGRDVLAATRDAARRAELERAGARVTSLEDALTQTEGARVVSSVPPDAGLDTRIAEALARNRPSRLVYLSSTGVYGGARGHVDEDTPVEPASPSARARIEAESCFLPLGAVVLRIAGIYGPERSPVARLLAGAVRLPESGGGRISRIHVDDLVEAIRVALQWGEPGAFYCVADDRPAPQAEPVAWLCERLGMPLPPRLPLDRLHESVRGDRAVSNARLKTLGWRPRYPDYVAGYTSLLESEGRAGGPGARTVRKLRPDEAETFWTLRLRGLKEHPEAFGASYEEDAVLPMERVRSRLEGPSQWVLGAFDGERLVGVAGLYRDTGRKQSHKAHVWGMYVLPEVRSRGIGRRLMSALLDEARRMPGVERLLLTVAVGNASAQKLYRALGFRTYGVEPNALRFDGASVDNELMCMPL; encoded by the coding sequence ATGACTGCTCCTCTCGTCCTCCTGGGCTGTGGCTACACGCTCACGCGGCTCGCCGTGGCCGAGGCCCGGGCGGGCCGCGACGTGCTGGCGGCCACGAGAGACGCCGCGCGCCGCGCCGAGCTGGAGCGCGCCGGGGCCCGCGTCACCTCGCTGGAGGACGCGCTGACCCAGACGGAGGGAGCGCGGGTCGTCAGCTCCGTCCCGCCGGACGCGGGGCTGGACACGCGCATCGCCGAGGCGCTCGCGCGGAACCGTCCCTCGCGGCTCGTCTACCTGTCCTCCACCGGCGTCTACGGTGGCGCTCGCGGGCACGTGGACGAGGACACCCCGGTGGAGCCCGCGTCGCCCTCGGCCCGCGCGCGAATCGAAGCGGAGTCCTGCTTCCTTCCGCTGGGCGCGGTGGTGCTGCGCATCGCCGGAATCTATGGCCCGGAGCGGAGCCCGGTCGCGCGGCTGCTGGCGGGCGCCGTCCGGCTGCCGGAGAGCGGCGGAGGGCGCATCTCCCGCATCCACGTGGACGACCTGGTGGAGGCCATCCGCGTGGCGCTCCAGTGGGGCGAGCCCGGGGCCTTCTACTGCGTCGCGGATGACCGGCCCGCGCCCCAGGCGGAGCCAGTCGCATGGCTGTGCGAGCGGCTCGGCATGCCGCTGCCGCCCCGCCTTCCCCTGGACAGACTCCACGAGTCCGTGCGGGGCGACCGCGCGGTGTCCAACGCACGCCTGAAGACCCTGGGGTGGCGGCCGCGCTACCCGGACTACGTGGCCGGCTACACGTCGCTGCTGGAGTCCGAGGGCCGCGCCGGAGGGCCCGGAGCCCGCACCGTCCGGAAGCTGCGTCCGGACGAGGCGGAGACCTTCTGGACGCTGCGGCTGCGGGGGCTGAAGGAGCACCCCGAGGCCTTCGGGGCGTCGTACGAGGAGGATGCCGTCCTTCCCATGGAGCGGGTGCGCTCGCGGCTCGAGGGCCCCTCGCAGTGGGTGCTGGGCGCCTTTGACGGGGAGCGGCTGGTGGGCGTGGCGGGCCTGTACCGTGACACGGGGCGGAAGCAGTCCCACAAGGCCCACGTGTGGGGCATGTACGTGCTGCCGGAGGTTCGCTCGCGCGGCATCGGCCGGCGGCTGATGTCGGCGCTCCTCGACGAGGCCCGGCGGATGCCCGGCGTCGAGCGCCTGCTGCTGACGGTGGCGGTGGGCAATGCGTCGGCGCAGAAGCTCTACCGGGCCCTCGGGTTCCGGACCTACGGCGTGGAGCCGAACGCGCTGCGGTTCGACGGCGCCTCCGTGGACAACGAGCTGATGTGCATGCCCCTGTGA
- a CDS encoding ActD protein produces MALCIPHWLLERVALGELSPDALADARARLAREPEGDGRLARLEEDSRRILERHPPEAVAAEVERRRAARARVAAAGEPERGGWHGLSLGIPVAASLALLFLSTQPELPAPAPVRSPIVWTGGERIKGTPMLRVHRQQGAGEPEQLEDHARARRGDVLQLSYVSGGRPHGVLVSVDGRGAVTLHHPATLSSPTALTPGEAAPLGHAYELDDAPGFERFLFVTSEQPLDVASVLEAARALARQPSEARTRPLPLPATLAQTSFTLEKVP; encoded by the coding sequence ATGGCCCTGTGTATCCCCCACTGGTTGCTGGAGCGTGTCGCCCTGGGCGAGCTGTCCCCGGACGCGCTGGCCGACGCCCGCGCGCGGCTGGCTCGCGAGCCTGAGGGGGATGGCCGTCTGGCCCGGCTGGAGGAGGACTCGCGCCGCATCCTGGAGCGCCACCCGCCCGAGGCCGTGGCCGCCGAGGTGGAGCGCCGCCGCGCCGCCCGCGCTCGCGTTGCCGCCGCCGGGGAGCCCGAGCGCGGTGGTTGGCATGGCCTGTCGCTCGGCATTCCGGTGGCGGCCTCGCTCGCGCTGCTCTTCCTGTCCACCCAGCCGGAGCTGCCCGCGCCCGCCCCGGTGCGGTCTCCCATCGTCTGGACAGGAGGGGAGCGCATCAAGGGCACCCCGATGCTGCGAGTCCACCGGCAGCAGGGCGCCGGTGAGCCGGAGCAGCTCGAGGACCATGCCCGCGCGCGCCGGGGCGACGTGCTCCAGCTCAGCTACGTGTCTGGAGGCCGCCCTCATGGCGTGCTGGTGTCGGTGGATGGGCGCGGCGCGGTGACGCTGCACCACCCGGCGACCCTCTCCAGCCCCACGGCCCTGACGCCGGGCGAGGCCGCGCCCCTGGGCCACGCCTACGAGCTGGACGATGCCCCCGGCTTCGAGCGCTTCCTCTTCGTTACCTCCGAGCAGCCGCTGGACGTGGCCTCGGTGCTGGAGGCGGCGCGCGCGCTTGCCCGCCAGCCCTCCGAAGCACGCACCCGGCCGCTCCCGCTGCCGGCTACGCTGGCCCAGACATCCTTCACGTTGGAGAAGGTGCCGTGA